The proteins below are encoded in one region of Nitrospirota bacterium:
- the rpe gene encoding ribulose-phosphate 3-epimerase, giving the protein MARPIYIAPSILASDFARLADEVAAVERAGADFLHIDVMDGHFVPNLTIGPPIVAALRKVTKLPLDVHLMITNADAFIAEFADAGADYLTVHVEACPHLHRTVQAIKERGVKAGVTLNPATSLSTIEEIIAEVDLVLIMSVNPGFGGQKFITSCLKKITSARAMLDRAGSRALLEVDGGVKVDNVSQILAAGADVLVAGSAIFSSPDYAATIAAMRAAGQPSSTTPQRVSAHR; this is encoded by the coding sequence ATGGCACGCCCCATTTATATCGCCCCCTCGATCTTAGCCTCTGACTTTGCCAGGCTGGCCGATGAAGTGGCAGCCGTGGAACGGGCCGGGGCCGACTTCCTCCATATCGATGTCATGGACGGGCATTTCGTGCCGAATCTGACTATCGGTCCGCCGATCGTGGCGGCTCTCCGAAAAGTCACCAAGCTGCCGCTCGACGTTCACCTCATGATCACCAACGCCGATGCCTTTATCGCCGAGTTTGCCGACGCCGGCGCGGACTATCTCACCGTGCATGTGGAAGCCTGTCCTCATCTTCACCGCACGGTGCAGGCAATCAAGGAACGAGGAGTCAAGGCAGGGGTGACCCTGAACCCCGCCACTTCGCTCAGTACGATTGAGGAAATCATTGCCGAGGTGGATTTGGTGCTGATCATGTCGGTCAATCCCGGCTTTGGCGGGCAAAAGTTCATCACTTCTTGTTTAAAGAAAATTACGTCGGCCCGCGCCATGCTCGATCGGGCCGGGAGCCGCGCGTTGCTCGAAGTGGACGGCGGCGTTAAGGTCGACAATGTATCTCAAATATTAGCCGCGGGCGCCGACGTGTTGGTCGCCGGGTCGGCCATTTTCTCCAGTCCAGATTACGCCGCGACGATTGCTGCGATGCGCGCAGCCGGCCAACCTTCTTCCACGACGCCCCAACGCGTCTCTGCTCACCGATAG
- the rsmB gene encoding 16S rRNA (cytosine(967)-C(5))-methyltransferase RsmB encodes MASGPRSLFTAQTAPSARAIALSLLVESEKSEEGVDVLLDRALARCSFDGRDRALTVELTYGVLRRLATIDWRLEPVLDKPLLRLPVAVQMVLRLGAYQLLFLDRIPQSAAVNESVNLTRAFAGTVGRDWSGLVNAVLRSLLRHPPEPWPSMDQDPAQALSVKYSVPTWLSRRWVERLGPAAAEAACEGVSVAPPMTLRVNQLVTTRAALLEKFAQAGVTARPTTVSPFGIVLADGGPVPSLPGFQEGAFYVEDEAAQLVPLLLDPQPGEIVLDACAAPGGKSTHLAELMQNKGTIYAVDRSGARLDLVRTNCRRLGVQNVVPIAGDIREPREWGPSVKQSAAGQPLVNRILVDAPCSGLGVLRRHPEAKWRKDEQLLPRHQTLQYQILEAVVPCLRPGGVLVYSTCSTEPEENEDVIERFCRAHAEFQRESVSSWLPPAAQEFVTESGALSTVGNRFSMDGFYAARLRKVL; translated from the coding sequence ATGGCATCTGGTCCTCGATCTCTCTTTACTGCCCAGACCGCACCGTCAGCCCGTGCGATCGCCCTCTCGTTGCTGGTGGAGTCAGAGAAGAGCGAGGAGGGAGTCGATGTGTTGTTGGACCGAGCCCTCGCTCGCTGCTCTTTCGATGGCCGTGATCGGGCTCTCACCGTCGAGCTCACTTATGGAGTTTTGCGGCGGCTTGCGACCATCGATTGGCGGCTTGAACCGGTTTTGGACAAGCCGCTGCTTCGCTTGCCCGTCGCGGTGCAGATGGTGCTCCGGCTCGGCGCCTATCAATTATTGTTTCTGGATCGCATTCCTCAGTCTGCCGCCGTCAATGAATCGGTCAACTTGACCAGAGCCTTTGCCGGCACAGTTGGCAGGGACTGGAGCGGGCTCGTCAATGCGGTGTTGCGCTCGCTCTTGCGTCATCCTCCTGAGCCATGGCCCAGCATGGATCAGGATCCGGCTCAGGCTCTCTCTGTGAAGTATTCGGTTCCGACCTGGCTCAGCCGGCGCTGGGTGGAGCGGCTGGGGCCTGCCGCTGCGGAAGCTGCTTGCGAAGGGGTGAGCGTTGCGCCTCCGATGACGCTACGGGTGAACCAGCTGGTCACGACCAGAGCCGCGCTCCTTGAAAAATTTGCCCAAGCCGGTGTGACGGCCAGGCCGACCACCGTAAGCCCGTTCGGAATCGTGCTTGCGGACGGAGGCCCTGTGCCTTCGCTCCCCGGCTTTCAAGAGGGCGCCTTTTATGTTGAGGATGAAGCGGCCCAATTGGTGCCGCTCCTCCTGGATCCTCAGCCTGGCGAGATCGTGCTCGATGCCTGCGCGGCGCCGGGAGGAAAATCCACCCATCTGGCTGAGCTGATGCAGAACAAGGGAACCATCTACGCCGTCGATCGGAGCGGGGCCCGGTTGGATTTGGTGCGAACCAATTGTCGCAGGCTCGGAGTGCAGAACGTCGTGCCGATTGCCGGCGATATCCGAGAGCCCCGTGAATGGGGCCCCTCCGTGAAGCAATCAGCAGCGGGCCAGCCGCTGGTCAATCGGATTTTGGTGGATGCGCCTTGCAGCGGGCTCGGGGTGCTCCGGCGCCATCCAGAAGCGAAGTGGCGGAAGGATGAGCAGTTGCTCCCTCGGCATCAGACGCTCCAATATCAGATCCTCGAAGCGGTGGTCCCATGCTTGCGGCCTGGCGGGGTGCTGGTCTATAGTACGTGCTCGACGGAGCCGGAAGAAAACGAAGACGTGATCGAGCGATTCTGCCGTGCCCATGCGGAGTTCCAGCGTGAGTCCGTCTCCTCCTGGCTCCCGCCTGCGGCACAGGAATTTGTCACTGAGTCAGGCGCGCTCTCGACCGTGGGAAACCGGTTCTCGATGGACGGATTTTACGCCGCACGACTGAGGAAGGTTTTGTGA
- the fmt gene encoding methionyl-tRNA formyltransferase, which yields MNIVFMGTPDFAAASLEALLKSDDVVVGVVTQPDRPKGRGQVLTPSPVKLLAQREKIPLLQPLKMKDPEFLQTLAGWKPDLIAVTAFGRILPPAVLSLPPLGCVNVHGSLLPKYRGAGPIQWAIINGERETGITTMLMDEGMDTGAMLLQEAIPISDDDTAGTLSPRLAELGGRLLVETIARLKAGTLVPKPQDSSQATMAPLLKKEDGIIDWTLSAVALANRVRGLAPWPGAYTAVPGGDRWTIGRAQALPGPATRPPGAVVAVTNEAIHVATGEGVLALLELQPANSRRMAVSQYVAGHPIAVGLQLSGC from the coding sequence ATGAATATTGTGTTTATGGGTACGCCGGATTTTGCGGCTGCCTCTCTTGAGGCCCTGCTGAAGTCGGACGATGTCGTGGTCGGCGTCGTGACGCAGCCGGATCGTCCGAAAGGGCGCGGTCAGGTCCTCACTCCGTCGCCGGTGAAACTCCTGGCCCAGCGGGAAAAGATTCCTCTGCTGCAGCCCCTCAAGATGAAGGACCCGGAATTTCTTCAGACGTTGGCCGGGTGGAAGCCGGATTTGATCGCGGTCACGGCGTTCGGGCGTATCTTGCCTCCGGCGGTCCTTTCGCTTCCTCCGCTTGGCTGCGTCAATGTGCATGGATCGCTGCTTCCGAAATATCGCGGGGCTGGTCCGATCCAATGGGCCATCATCAACGGCGAACGAGAAACCGGCATTACGACCATGTTGATGGATGAGGGAATGGATACTGGCGCGATGTTGCTTCAAGAGGCCATTCCTATTAGCGATGACGATACGGCCGGCACCCTTTCGCCACGGTTAGCAGAGTTGGGGGGCAGGTTGCTGGTCGAGACGATTGCCCGACTGAAGGCCGGTACCCTCGTGCCGAAGCCGCAAGATTCTTCGCAAGCGACCATGGCTCCCTTGCTGAAGAAGGAAGATGGGATTATCGATTGGACCTTGTCAGCCGTGGCTCTGGCCAATCGGGTCCGTGGCCTGGCTCCCTGGCCTGGAGCCTATACGGCTGTGCCGGGAGGTGACCGTTGGACGATCGGGCGAGCCCAGGCCCTTCCAGGCCCAGCCACGAGGCCTCCAGGGGCAGTGGTGGCTGTCACCAACGAGGCGATTCATGTCGCGACCGGGGAGGGAGTCCTTGCCCTGCTGGAGTTGCAGCCGGCCAATAGCCGCCGGATGGCCGTCTCTCAATATGTGGCGGGCCACCCGATTGCCGTCGGATTGCAGCTATCAGGATGCTGA
- a CDS encoding DUF2726 domain-containing protein gives MEHLFIVLAVAFLVFLLWQLKGSSTNGPLKNEAMVLPAGVTLRPQPLLTDRDLLLYNLIWLAVQDHFLVFARVPLWSIVSVEGEKQARLHVLRKIALKQLDFVLLHPGSKIVEQVVLLEEGSPPQPEEVARRREIQSVLQAAGIGLIILDSRTSYTVSQLAELLGLGSDE, from the coding sequence ATGGAACATCTATTCATCGTCCTTGCGGTCGCGTTTCTAGTTTTTCTGCTCTGGCAGCTGAAGGGTTCGTCGACCAATGGGCCGCTCAAGAACGAGGCCATGGTCCTTCCTGCCGGCGTCACGCTGCGGCCCCAGCCCCTGCTGACCGATAGGGATCTCCTGCTCTACAACCTGATATGGCTGGCTGTGCAGGACCATTTCCTGGTCTTCGCGCGGGTTCCGCTCTGGTCGATCGTCAGCGTCGAGGGAGAGAAGCAGGCGCGCTTGCACGTCTTGCGGAAGATCGCGCTGAAGCAACTCGACTTTGTGTTGCTCCATCCTGGATCGAAGATCGTGGAGCAGGTGGTCTTGCTGGAGGAGGGGTCGCCCCCTCAGCCTGAGGAGGTTGCGCGGCGGCGGGAGATTCAGTCAGTTCTGCAGGCGGCTGGCATCGGGCTGATTATCTTGGACTCCCGCACGTCCTACACGGTCTCTCAGCTGGCGGAGTTGTTAGGGCTCGGCTCCGACGAATGA
- a CDS encoding anhydro-N-acetylmuramic acid kinase: protein MLVVGLMSGTSGDGVDAALVEITGRGRTLKAKTLAAHTVAYPRSLQQRILSASVSGTVAEVCHLNVLLGEWFAKAALRVIKQAKRQPGKVALIGSHGQTLHHLPHGISVPGIGTIRSTLQIAEPAVIAERTGITTVANFRTRDMAAGGQGAPLAPVAHALLMKHARRARLIVNLGGISNVTYVPKGGDLAGVQAFDTGPANMVLDSLMARLTEGRLSMDRGGKLAMKGQVDSQLLKKLLAHPFLSQRPPKSTGREAFGPELIDVLISIQQQRGLSIADLLATCSLWTAKAVGTSRRWIKGEIDEVVVGGGGVRNRAIMAHLSTVFAPVPVTTFDAIGWDSKSFEAVAFALLAYQTVTGQWGNIPSVTGATHPVILGTIVPNGPSWRDSLPSR from the coding sequence ATGCTTGTTGTTGGACTGATGTCCGGAACTTCCGGGGATGGAGTCGATGCCGCGCTCGTGGAGATTACCGGGCGAGGCCGCACCCTCAAGGCGAAGACGCTCGCGGCCCACACAGTCGCCTACCCCCGTTCGTTACAGCAGCGCATCCTCTCCGCCTCTGTGTCCGGGACGGTCGCGGAGGTCTGTCACCTCAATGTATTGCTGGGTGAATGGTTTGCCAAGGCGGCATTGCGCGTGATCAAGCAGGCCAAGCGTCAGCCGGGCAAGGTGGCCTTGATCGGTTCTCATGGCCAAACGCTGCACCATCTGCCTCATGGCATCTCTGTGCCAGGCATCGGGACGATCCGTTCGACCCTGCAAATCGCCGAGCCTGCGGTGATCGCCGAGCGCACGGGCATTACCACGGTCGCGAACTTTCGGACGCGGGACATGGCCGCAGGGGGCCAGGGGGCTCCCTTGGCGCCGGTCGCCCATGCATTGCTCATGAAACATGCGCGCCGCGCGCGGTTGATCGTGAATCTCGGCGGCATCAGCAACGTGACCTACGTGCCGAAAGGCGGAGACCTGGCCGGGGTGCAGGCCTTCGATACGGGGCCGGCCAATATGGTGCTGGACAGTCTCATGGCGCGGTTGACGGAGGGACGGCTGTCGATGGATCGCGGTGGGAAGTTGGCGATGAAGGGGCAGGTCGATTCGCAATTACTCAAGAAGCTGCTCGCCCATCCCTTTCTGTCCCAGCGGCCACCCAAATCGACCGGACGGGAAGCCTTCGGCCCGGAACTGATCGACGTGCTGATCTCGATTCAGCAGCAACGGGGCCTCTCGATCGCGGATCTGTTGGCGACCTGCAGCCTCTGGACTGCCAAGGCGGTGGGCACGTCGCGGCGCTGGATCAAGGGCGAGATCGATGAAGTGGTGGTGGGGGGCGGCGGCGTCCGCAACCGCGCGATCATGGCTCATCTCTCGACGGTCTTCGCTCCGGTGCCGGTCACTACGTTCGACGCCATCGGATGGGACAGTAAGTCGTTTGAAGCGGTGGCCTTCGCCCTGCTGGCCTATCAAACCGTGACAGGCCAGTGGGGCAACATCCCGTCGGTCACTGGCGCAACGCATCCCGTGATCCTTGGCACGATTGTGCCGAACGGGCCAAGCTGGCGTGACTCCCTGCCTTCGCGATAG